One segment of Nitrospirota bacterium DNA contains the following:
- a CDS encoding glutamine synthetase, with the protein MKKGKKKTGGKRGTGKAVQKATAKKSTGKKSAKKKPAIARRATNAGKQKTMAVSVRISEQEDTMTPKDVLKLAKENKALMVDFKFMDYPGLWQHFSVPVDELTEGLFEDG; encoded by the coding sequence AAACGGGGGGAAAGCGCGGTACCGGGAAAGCCGTCCAGAAGGCAACAGCCAAGAAATCGACTGGGAAAAAATCGGCGAAAAAGAAACCGGCGATTGCTCGACGTGCCACGAATGCAGGCAAGCAAAAGACCATGGCGGTCTCTGTACGAATTTCAGAACAGGAGGATACAATGACACCAAAGGACGTATTGAAGCTGGCAAAAGAGAACAAGGCATTGATGGTGGACTTCAAGTTCATGGATTATCCGGGATTGTGGCAGCACTTCTCCGTGCCCGTGGACGAACTGACCGAGGGCTTGTTCGAGGACGGA